The Magnetospirillum sp. 15-1 DNA window CTGCTCCGAGGTCTCCAGCGCCTCGAACAGGCCGCGGATGCGCTCCAGATCCTCGACGGCGGTGACGTCTTCCAGCAGGTGCGACTGGCCGCGCACGATGAGCGCCGAATGGCTCTCGCCACCGGCCCAGGTGGCCAGCCCGGCCTCGATCACCCGCTTGGTCAGCGAATCCAGCAAGGTGCGCTGATGCTCCAGCTCGGCGGTGATCTCCTCGCGTACCTCGTCGAGGGACCGGCCGGCCAGCCGGGCATTGAGATAGTTGCCCGCCTCCACCAGGGTGGACATCTCGACGCCGTCGGGCAGGTCGAGGATGCGGTTCTCCACCATGCCGTCCTCGGTGACCAGCACCACCAGGGCGCGGTTGCGGCCCAGCCAGACGAATTCCACGTGCTTCAGCGTGCGCTGGATCTTGGGCGCCACCACCACGCCGGCGCAGCGCGACAGGCCGGACAGCGCGCCCAGCGCCTCGCCCAGCACCTGCTCCATGGAACGGCCGGCCGCCTTGCACTGGGCATCGATGGCCGAGCGCTCGGCATCGGCCATGCGGCCCACTTCCAGCAGGCCGTTGACGAACAGACGCATGCCCGCCTGGGTGGGCAGCCGCCCGGCCGAGGTGTGGGGCGCATAGAGCAGGCCGAAATCTTCCAGGTCGGCCATGACGTTGCGGATGGTGGCCGGCGACAGGGAAAGGGTCAGGCGGCGCGACAGGGTACGCGAGCCGATGGGCTCGCCCGTCTCCACATAGGCTTCCACGATCTGGCGGAAGATTTCCCGCGATCGGTCGTTCAGCTCGGTGATGACGGGTCCCTTGGTCCGTGGCATTGGGTTTCCTGGAGCGTTCTCCGGTGCGGCGAAAATCTAGTGGCGCCTCGCCCCCTCGTCAATGTCGGGGGGTCGAGATTGTGGACGGAACCCACCATATGGAGGTAGCTTGCCGCCTCTTCCCCCTTAGAGGACTTCCATAAGCATGAGACCGTCCGGCCGCGCCCCCGACCAGCTTCGTACCGTCATCCTGGAAACCGGCGTGTCACGCCATGCCGAGGGCTCGTGCATCGCCAAGTTCGGCGACACCCACGTGCTGTGCACCGCCTCGGTGGAAGAGAAGGTTCCGCCCTTCCTGCGCAACACCGGCAAGGGCTGGGTCACCGCCGAATACGGCATGCTGCCCCGCTCGACCCACACCCGCACCGACCGCGAAGCCGCCAAGGGCAAGCAATCGGGCCGTACCCACGAGATTCAGCGCCTGATCGGCCGCTCGTTGCGTTCGGTCACCGATCTTGCCGCCATGGGCGAGCGCCAGATCAAGATCGACTGCGACGTGCTGCAGGCCGACGGCGGCACGCGCACCGCCTCCATCACCGGCGCCTTCGTCGCCCTGCATCTGGCCTTCCAGCGGCTGGTGCGCCTGGAACTGCTGAAAAGCGTGCCGCTCACCGACCATGTGGCCGCCATCTCCTGCGGCATCTACGAGGGCACCGCCGTGCTCGACCTGGATTACCCGGAGGATTCCAACGCCCAGGCCGACGCCAATTTCGTCATGACCGGCACCGGCGGCATCGTCGAGATTCAGGGCACCGCCGAGGAGCGTCCGTTCTCGCGCGCCCAGTTCCTCGAGCTCACCGATCTGGCCGAGGCGGGCATCCGCCAGCTGGTCGAGGCGCAGAAGAAGGCCCTGGGCCTGTCATGAGCGCGCGGCGGTTCCAGGGTGGAAGGCTGGTCATCGCCAGCCACAATGCCGGCAAGGTCCGCGAGATCGGCGAATTGCTGGCCCCGTTCGGTACCGAGGTGGTGTCGGCCGGCACCCTGGGCCTGCCCGAGCCGGAAGAGACCGGCGAGACCTTCGTCGCCAATGCCGAGCTGAAGGCCCGCGCCGCCGCCTCGGCCGCCGGTCTTCCCGCCTTGGCCGATGATTCCGGCCTGGCGGTGGATGCCCTGGCCGGGGCGCCGGGCATCTACTCGGCCCGCTGGGCGGGGGAATCCAAGGATTTCGACTTCGCCATGGCCAAGGTCCACACCGCCATGGGCAACGAGAGGGATCGCACCGCCCGCTTCGTCTGCGCCCTGGCGCTGGCCTGGCCCGACGGTCATTGCGAGACCTTCGAGGGCACGGTGGAAGGCGACATCGTCTGGCCGCCCAAGGGCTCCAACGGCTTCGGCTACGACCCCATCTTCCTGCCCAAGGGCGGTACGCTGACCTTCGGCGAGATGGAGGCCGCCGCCAAGCACGCCATCAGCCATCGGGCCGATGCCTTCACCAAGCTGGTGGCGGCGTGTTTCGGCAAGGGTTGAGCTTAGCCCTGTTGCGCTGTCGCCCATGACCGCCCCCGGCTTCGGCATCTACATCCACTGGCCGTTCTGCCTGTCGAAGTGCCCCTATTGCGACTTCAACAGCCATGCCGCCCAATCCACCGACCATGGACGCTGGCGCAAGGCCCTGCTGGCCGAGCTGGATCATTTCGCCGCCGAAACTCCCGACCGCATCCCCACCAGCGTGTTTTTCGGCGGCGGCACGCCATCGCTGATGGAGCCGGAGACGGCCGGCGCCCTGGTGGCGGCCATCCGCAGCCGCTGGGCACCCGCCCCCGATCTGGAAGTGACCCTGGAGGCCAATCCCACCAGCGTCGAGGCCGACCGCTTCCGCGCCTTCCGGGACGCCGGCATCAACCGTCTGTCCTTGGGGATTCAGGCGCTGGACGCGGAATCCCTGGCCTTTCTCGGCCGCCGCCACTCGGCCGACGAGGCGCTGGCGGCGCTGAGGCTGGCCCAGGCCACCTTCCCCCGAATCTCCTTCGACCTGATCTATTCGCGGCCCGGACAGACGGAAGCGCAATGGCGGGTCGAACTGGCCCGCGCCCTGGATCTGGCGGGCGAGCACCTGTCGCTCTACCAGCTGACCATCGAGGACGGCACCATGTTCGCCCCGGCCCACGCGCGGGGCGACTTCGCCCTGCCCGACGAGGACGAGGCGACGGCTCAGTTCGAGGCGACCCAGGAGCTGACCGAACGGGCCGGGCTGCCGGCCTATGAGATTTCCAACCACGCCCGCCCCGGCGCCGAATGCCGTCATAACCTCACTTATTGGCGGGGCGGCGAGTGGCTGGGTATCGGCCCCGGCGCCCATGGCCGCTTTGGCGGCGACGCCCTGGCCCAGGCGCGCTCGCCCGGCGCCTGGCTGGCCCAGGTGGAGCGGAACGGTCATGCCACCGAGATCCGGTCCAGGCTCGGCCCCGCCGAGCGGCTGCCGGAGCTGGTGCTGATGGGGTTGCGGCTGCGAAACGGCCTTGATTCCGCCCTGCTGGCCGAGGTGCGGCCCGCCCTCGACCCCCTTGGCCTCGCCAATATGATCGAGGGCGGCTTCCTGGTGGAGGATGCCCTGGGTCTGCGCACCACGCCGCGAGGGCGGCTGGTGCTCAATGCCGTGCTGGGCGAATTGCTGACTTAGAATTTGCCAGACTCGGGTGGAAACACTCCCACCCGTCGTGGCCGGGCTTGACCCACGGCTGTCCCGTTCAAGTTTCCGGGTGCCGGGGGATAGGCCGCTTCACCACCAAGGCACCAAAAACACCAAGGGGGCGGAGCAGAAAACCCCGCCCAGCCTTGCCGTCATGGCTGGGCAAAGAGTGTCCCAGGGAAAATCCGCTTGGTGTCCTTGGTGTCTTGGTGGTTATCCACCTTTTTCACGCCCCCGCACGGGGGGATAAGGCGCTCAAGCCCAGGCCACGACGGGAGGGGTGTTCCCACCTGAACCTGAAATCCCAAAACGCTACTGGAACGCGCTCGGCGCCGTGCCCACCTCGCGGGCGCCGGTGGGAGCGATCTCCTTGACGGTCAGGCCGCGCTCGGCGATGCCGTTGGCGCCCAGGCGGAAGATGCCGTCCACCCCGGCGAAACCGTTGGGGTTCTGCAAGGTGGCCGAGCCGTAATCGCCCATGCCGTTGCGGGCCAGGGCGGCGGCCAGGGCGGCGGAATCGTAGGCGATGCCGGCCAGACCGCTCAGGCGCGGCGACAGAGTGCCGAAGGCCTTGGCGTAGCGCTGCTCGAAGGCGACGTGTCCGGCGGCGGACGGGGCCGGGTACCAGCCGCCGGCCAAGGCGGGCTCGGCGGCCAGCTTGGGATCGTCCCACAGCAGGGTGCCGAGCAGGCGCGGCACCTCGGCGCCACCCTCGCTCATGTAGTAGGACAGCAGCGAGGCGATGTTGCGCAGCCGCACCCCGTCATCGGGCAGCAGGACGGCGTCATAGGCCGAGCCGGGCACGCCCTTGGGGGTCACGCCCCGGCGGGCCGAGAAACGCTTGACCACCTGGGTGAAATCGGTGGCGGCGGGATCGTAATAATCCACCGCCACCAGTTCCAGGCCCTGGATGGCGACGGCCTCCCTGGCGGCGTCGGCCACTGCGCGGCCGTAATCGTCGGAGCGCGCCAGCACACCGATACGCCGCAAGCCCTGCTCGCGGGCATGGGCCAGCACGCGCGCCACCTGCGGACCGGGCAGAAAGCCCAGGGCATAGATGCCGGTCCCCGCCACCGAGCGGTCGGTGGTGTAGGCCAGCAGCGGAATGGCCTGCTCACGGATCACGGGCGCCGCGGCCTTGACCTCGTAGCTGAATACCGGCCCCAGGACGATGTCGGCGCCCTGGGCCATGGCCGCCTGGGCGGCGGCGGCAGCCCCCTCGGCGGTGCCCTTGGTGTCCAGGGGGATCAGGTTGAACTTGGCGTCGGCGATCTCGAACAGGGCCAGTTGGGCGGCGTTGGACAGGGCCTGGCCGATGGCGGCCTGCGAACCCGACAGGGGCAGCAGCAAGGCGGCGCGCACCTCGCCCTGGTGCACGGCCCGAACCGGAGCGGCCGGGGCGGCGGCAGGCGGCAGGCTGGCGATTTCCGCCTGCGGCTCCGGCACGGCGGCGGGAGACGGAGAGGCGGAGGCGGGAGGCGGCACGGGAGCGGCAACCGCCCTGCCCGCCGACCCCGTCCCGGCGGCGACCGGCGGCGGTACCGGGGCGGGAAGCGGTTGCGCCTGGGGAGCGGACTTGGTTCCGCCGAGCCAAGGTGGTACGTCTGACGCTTGTTGACAGCCCGATACCATCAGCATGGCGGCAAGCAATGGCAGGACAGCGACGGAGTGCCGGGAAAAGCCCAAACGGCGCAAGGGAATCCTCCTCGGACGACGGCCCCGGGGCCTCGGAGCCCAGCGGCGGAACAGAGGCGAAAGGTAGACCCTGGGCACGCGGAAGTAAACCGAGCGCCGGGCTCTATCTGGTCGCCACGCCCATCGGCAATCTGGGCGACATCACCCTGCGCGCCCTGGAGGTGCTGGGCCACGCCGATCTGGTGGCCTGCGAGGACACCCGCGTCACCGGCAAGCTGATGCAGCTGCTGGGCCTCAAGGCCCCCCTCACCCCCTATCACGACCACAACGCCGACAAGGCGCGGCCCGCCCTGCTGGCCCGGCTCGGCCAGGGGCAGGTGGTGGCCCTGGTCTCCGACGCCGGCACCCCCATGGTCTCGGACCCCGGATTCAAGCTGGTTCGGGATTGTATCGAATCGGATATCCCGGTCACCGCCCTGCCCGGCGCCTCGGCGGTGCTGACGGCTTTACAACTATCGGGCATCGCCAGTGAACGGTTCCTGTTCGCCGGCTTCCTGCCCTCCAAGGGGGCGGCGCGGCGCACCGTGCTGCAGGAACTGGCCCGGGTACCCGCTACCCTGGTGTTCTATGAATCCCCCCACCGGACGGCCGAGTCCCTGGCCGACATGGTCACCGTGCTGGGGGAGAGGCAGGGGGCGGTGACCCGCGAATTGACCAAGCTGCACGAGGAAGTGGTCCGGGGGTCGCTCGGCGAACTGGCCCACCGCTTCACCGAGACCCCCCCCCGGGGCGAGGTGGCGATCGTGGTCTCGGGACCCGATGCCGCCACGGCCGGCACCCCCCGGGACATGGAGGGCCGTCTGCGCGCCGAGGTAGAGAAAGGCCTTTCCATCAAGGATGCCGCCGCCCTGGTGGCCGCCGAAACCGGTCATCCGAGGCGCGATGTCTACGCCACGGCGCTGCGACTGTTCCGAGGGGGCAACGAGGAATGAATTCCGTACAGCCCTCGGCCCCCCGTCAGGCGGCCCAACGGCGCGGCAGGGCGGCGGAGCGGGTGGCGGCACTGTGGTTGCGCCTCAAGGGTTATGGAATCCTGACCAAAGGCCTGAAATCCGGCCGGGGATCGGGAGCGGGCGAGGTGGATCTGGTGGCCCGGCGCGGCGATCTGGTCGCCTTCATCGAGGTGAAGCGCCGGGCAACTTTCGATCAAGCCATTGAATCTCTTAC harbors:
- the hrcA gene encoding heat-inducible transcriptional repressor HrcA, with product MPRTKGPVITELNDRSREIFRQIVEAYVETGEPIGSRTLSRRLTLSLSPATIRNVMADLEDFGLLYAPHTSAGRLPTQAGMRLFVNGLLEVGRMADAERSAIDAQCKAAGRSMEQVLGEALGALSGLSRCAGVVVAPKIQRTLKHVEFVWLGRNRALVVLVTEDGMVENRILDLPDGVEMSTLVEAGNYLNARLAGRSLDEVREEITAELEHQRTLLDSLTKRVIEAGLATWAGGESHSALIVRGQSHLLEDVTAVEDLERIRGLFEALETSEQFLRLVDLTRVADGVQIFIGAESDLFGVTGCSMVVAPYRDARERIVGAIGVIGPQRINYARIIPMVDYTAKVIGRLIGQPT
- the rph gene encoding ribonuclease PH encodes the protein MRPSGRAPDQLRTVILETGVSRHAEGSCIAKFGDTHVLCTASVEEKVPPFLRNTGKGWVTAEYGMLPRSTHTRTDREAAKGKQSGRTHEIQRLIGRSLRSVTDLAAMGERQIKIDCDVLQADGGTRTASITGAFVALHLAFQRLVRLELLKSVPLTDHVAAISCGIYEGTAVLDLDYPEDSNAQADANFVMTGTGGIVEIQGTAEERPFSRAQFLELTDLAEAGIRQLVEAQKKALGLS
- the rdgB gene encoding RdgB/HAM1 family non-canonical purine NTP pyrophosphatase, which encodes MSARRFQGGRLVIASHNAGKVREIGELLAPFGTEVVSAGTLGLPEPEETGETFVANAELKARAAASAAGLPALADDSGLAVDALAGAPGIYSARWAGESKDFDFAMAKVHTAMGNERDRTARFVCALALAWPDGHCETFEGTVEGDIVWPPKGSNGFGYDPIFLPKGGTLTFGEMEAAAKHAISHRADAFTKLVAACFGKG
- the hemW gene encoding radical SAM family heme chaperone HemW is translated as MTAPGFGIYIHWPFCLSKCPYCDFNSHAAQSTDHGRWRKALLAELDHFAAETPDRIPTSVFFGGGTPSLMEPETAGALVAAIRSRWAPAPDLEVTLEANPTSVEADRFRAFRDAGINRLSLGIQALDAESLAFLGRRHSADEALAALRLAQATFPRISFDLIYSRPGQTEAQWRVELARALDLAGEHLSLYQLTIEDGTMFAPAHARGDFALPDEDEATAQFEATQELTERAGLPAYEISNHARPGAECRHNLTYWRGGEWLGIGPGAHGRFGGDALAQARSPGAWLAQVERNGHATEIRSRLGPAERLPELVLMGLRLRNGLDSALLAEVRPALDPLGLANMIEGGFLVEDALGLRTTPRGRLVLNAVLGELLT
- a CDS encoding penicillin-binding protein activator; amino-acid sequence: MPPPASASPSPAAVPEPQAEIASLPPAAAPAAPVRAVHQGEVRAALLLPLSGSQAAIGQALSNAAQLALFEIADAKFNLIPLDTKGTAEGAAAAAQAAMAQGADIVLGPVFSYEVKAAAPVIREQAIPLLAYTTDRSVAGTGIYALGFLPGPQVARVLAHAREQGLRRIGVLARSDDYGRAVADAAREAVAIQGLELVAVDYYDPAATDFTQVVKRFSARRGVTPKGVPGSAYDAVLLPDDGVRLRNIASLLSYYMSEGGAEVPRLLGTLLWDDPKLAAEPALAGGWYPAPSAAGHVAFEQRYAKAFGTLSPRLSGLAGIAYDSAALAAALARNGMGDYGSATLQNPNGFAGVDGIFRLGANGIAERGLTVKEIAPTGAREVGTAPSAFQ
- the rsmI gene encoding 16S rRNA (cytidine(1402)-2'-O)-methyltransferase; amino-acid sequence: MAGQRRSAGKSPNGARESSSDDGPGASEPSGGTEAKGRPWARGSKPSAGLYLVATPIGNLGDITLRALEVLGHADLVACEDTRVTGKLMQLLGLKAPLTPYHDHNADKARPALLARLGQGQVVALVSDAGTPMVSDPGFKLVRDCIESDIPVTALPGASAVLTALQLSGIASERFLFAGFLPSKGAARRTVLQELARVPATLVFYESPHRTAESLADMVTVLGERQGAVTRELTKLHEEVVRGSLGELAHRFTETPPRGEVAIVVSGPDAATAGTPRDMEGRLRAEVEKGLSIKDAAALVAAETGHPRRDVYATALRLFRGGNEE
- a CDS encoding YraN family protein, which gives rise to MNSVQPSAPRQAAQRRGRAAERVAALWLRLKGYGILTKGLKSGRGSGAGEVDLVARRGDLVAFIEVKRRATFDQAIESLTSFQRQRIQRAAAAFLARRPELAGCGVRFDMVLIAPWRLPRHIPDAWRID